The following are from one region of the Salvia hispanica cultivar TCC Black 2014 chromosome 1, UniMelb_Shisp_WGS_1.0, whole genome shotgun sequence genome:
- the LOC125202660 gene encoding O-fucosyltransferase 20-like, whose translation MCHMAVSKKKHQSYISVPSQIINSISQSSLESLLHSPKKKKSKTRALNLLNTPRFLFFLIFCFCSLWMLKMWAKFDPKIPFSGQPCFISRQSSLLSRGLLSSQGMIVGGSEEEIVEKSEFWKQPDGMGFRPCLEFSEKYKTESRGIVQERTKYLLVVVSGGMNQQRNQIVDAVVIARILGAALVVPILQVNVIWGDESEFSDIFDLDHFKSVLGGDVRIVNSLPSTHLMTRPVEEKTTPLHASPEWIRSRYIRRIRRDGVLLLRGLDSRLSKDLPSDLQKLRCKVAFHALRFAPHITEVGNRLSERMRSKGPYVALHLRMEKDVWVRTGCLPGLGPEYDQMISNERKARPKLLTSRSNMTYDQRKLAGLCPLNALEVARLLKALGAPKSARIYWAGGLPLGGKDTLLPLITEFPHFYNKEDLALQGELEPFAKRASLMAAIDYIVSERSDVFMASHGGNMGHAIQGQRAYAGHKKTIIPNKRQMLKYFMESSVGESEFNSIIQDLHRDSLGQPELRTSKAGRDVTKYPIPECMCNATVAHSAQ comes from the exons ATGTGTCACATGGCGGTGTCGAAGAAGAAGCACCAGAGCTACATCTCTGTGCCGTCTCAGATAATCAACTCCATCTCCCAATCCTCTCTCGAGTCTCTGCTGCATTCccccaagaagaagaagagcaagACTCGCGCTTTGAATCTCCTCAACACCCCAAGATTCctctttttcttgattttctgcTTCTGCTCTCTGTGGATGCTCAAGATGTGGGCTAAATTCGACCCCAAAATTCCCTTCTCCGGTCAGCCCTGTTTTATCTCGCGGCAGAGCTCTCTTCTCTCGCGGGGGCTGTTGAGTTCTCAGGGGATGATTGTGGGTGGGAGCGAGgaagaaattgttgaaaagAGTGAGTTTTGGAAGCAGCCTGATGGAATGGGGTTTAGGCCGTGTTTGGAATTCAGTGAAAAGTACAAAACAGAGAGCCGTGGGATTGTGCAGGAGAGGACTAAGTATCTGCTGGTGGTGGTTTCCGGCGGCATGAATCAGCAGAGGAATCAGATCGTTGACGCCGTCGTGATTGCTAGGATTCTTGGCGCTGCTCTTGTGGTGCCCATTTTGCAAGTTAATGTTATCTGGGGTGATGAAAG TGAATTTTCTGATATATTTGATTTGGATCATTTCAAGAGTGTGTTGGGTGGTGATGTGAGGATAGTGAACTCACTCCCTTCTACACATTTGATGACACGGCCGGTGGAGGAGAAGACAACTCCACTCCACGCCTCGCCGGAATGGATTCGATCACGTTACATTCGACGG ATTAGGAGGGATGGTGTGCTGCTGTTGCGTGGCTTGGATTCGAGGCTTTCGAAGGATCTTCCTTCCGACCTTCAGAAGCTTCGCTGCAAG GTTGCATTTCATGCCTTGCGATTCGCCCCTCATATCACGGAAGTAGGCAACAGGCTTTCGGAGAGAATGAGGAGCAAGGGGCCTTATGTCGCCCTCCATCTCAGAATGGAAAAGGATGTGTGGGTGAGGACGGGGTGCCTTCCCGGGCTCGGTCCTGAGTATGACCAGATGATAAGTAACGAGAGGAAGGCGCGTCCCAAGCTCTTGACCTCAAGATCAAACATGACCTACGATCAGAGGAAACTTGCCGGGCTGTGCCCTTTAAATGCCTTGGAAGTTGCAAG GTTGCTCAAAGCTTTGGGAGCTCCTAAGAGTGCAAGAATCTATTGGGCTGGAGGGCTTCCATTGGGAGGGAAAGATACACTTCTTCCACTCATAACTGAGTTTCCTCACTTCTACAACAAAGAAGACCTCGCCTTGCAGGGCGAGCTCGAGCCATTTGCAAAGCGAGCGTCGTTGATGGCCGCCATTGATTACATAGTTTCAGAGAGAAGTGATGTGTTCATGGCTTCTCATGGTGGGAACATGGGGCATGCCATTCAG GGGCAGAGGGCCTATGCAGGGCACAAGAAGACTATAATCCCAAACAAAAGACAGATGctgaaatatttcatggaGTCCTCTGTTGGGGAGAGTGAGTTCAACAGCATCATCCAAGACTTGCACCGCGATTCCTTGGGCCAGCCGGAGCTCAGGACTAGCAAGGCCGGGAGGGACGTCACCAAATATCCAATCCCGGAATGCATGTGCAATGCCACAGTCGCTCATTCGGCACAATGA
- the LOC125219921 gene encoding G-type lectin S-receptor-like serine/threonine-protein kinase LECRK1, whose amino-acid sequence MAFAHILFLLIFPSLSAILAAGQTDCPIKPNSAAISAGSNDSPWLSPSEEFAFGFRLLPHSAPNDEDRFLLSIWFNKIPEQTIVWSKNDHPVPRRSKIQLTNEGQLVLYNHQNVEQWRADIESQEASCAAMLDSGNFVLMNATSPIWETFNVPTDTILPSQRLSMGGSLTSRQSDTDYSNGRFQLRMQKDGNLVLYTLFLPTQDVNGAYWSSRTNKTPSQLVFDEAGYIYIRAAGNENTHNLTKDNVMGSRQDFWFLARLDADGVFRHYHRRRGNSAAVGSCPSSWSVVQTTPDDICSAIIGDVGSGACGYNSYCVNSNGRPSCECPQGYSFLDPLNTFGGCKPDFPSPSCYQNGWETDSESVDFKELNNTDWPFTDYELQEGPNVNKDTCKQFCLLDCFCAVAIYNENRCWKKRFPLSNGRKSDNVNRIALIKVPRNNVTTASCPAKKDRSALVILLSAFLGSSIFLNCLLLGAIGVVSFLVYHNKFLNLKSSNSTVYGMRVYSYKELEKASGGFKENLGRGSFGTVYKGYDSKRYIAIKRLDKVEKQGEKEFATEVKAIGQTHHKNLVTLLGYCNEGDHRLLVYEYMSNGSLADHLFGLTKPHWNQRMQIALGIARGLAYLHEECSSQIIHCDVKPQNILLDEYLAPKISDFGMAKLLLTEQSRAARTHIRGTVGYFAPEWFRKASVSTKVDVYSFGVMLLEIICCTSSVGFAMGDEDEALIDWVYECYSKKRVDALVENDEEARNEMKSVERVVMVGIWCIQEEASLRPSMRRVAQMLEGVGPVSVPPRPSIFISS is encoded by the coding sequence ATGGCCTTTGCACACATACTATTCCTATTAATCTTTCCTTCTCTGTCAGCCATTCTTGCAGCCGGCCAAACCGACTGCCCCATAAAGCCAAACTCAGCTGCCATATCTGCCGGTAGCAACGACTCTCCTTGGCTTTCGCCTTCTGAGGAGTTCGCCTTTGGCTTTCGTCTTCTCCCGCACTCTGCCCCCAACGACGAAGACCGCTTCTTGCTATCAATATGGTTCAACAAAATACCAGAACAAACCATAGTTTGGTCCAAGAACGACCATCCAGTTCCCCGCAGATCGAAAATCCAGCTTACTAACGAAGGCCAGCTCGTTCTCTACAACCATCAAAATGTCGAACAATGGAGGGCCGACATAGAGAGCCAAGAAGCAAGCTGCGCTGCCATGCTCGATTCGGGAAACTTCGTGCTAATGAACGCAACAAGTCCGATTTGGGAGACCTTCAACGTTCCCACCGACACCATCTTGCCCTCTCAGAGGCTAAGCATGGGCGGAAGCCTCACTTCTCGCCAGTCAGATACCGATTACTCGAATGGAAGATTCCAGCTCCGGATGCAAAAGGATGGGAACCTTGTGCTCTACACTCTATTCTTGCCTACTCAAGATGTAAATGGTGCTTATTGGTCTAGTAGAACTAACAAAACCCCGTCCCAGCTCGTCTTTGATGAGGCCGGTTACATATACATACGAGCAGCAGGCAACGAAAACACACACAACCTCACTAAAGACAACGTTATGGGATCGAGACAAGATTTTTGGTTCCTGGCTAGGCTTGATGCTGATGGAGTTTTCAGGCACTATCATCGCCGGAGAGGAAACTCTGCTGCTGTTGGAAGTTGCCCTTCGTCTTGGTCCGTTGTTCAAACAACTCCGGATGATATTTGCAGCGCGATCATAGGGGATGTTGGAAGTGGAGCTTGTGGATACAACAGCTACTGTGTCAATTCCAATGGCAGGCCTAGTTGTGAATGCCCCCAAGGATACTCTTTTTTGGATCCACTCAATACCTTTGGAGGCTGCAAACCAGACTTCCCATCGCCTAGCTGCTACCAGAATGGATGGGAAACCGACTCTGAGTCGGTAGATTTTAAGGAACTCAACAACACTGACTGGCCCTTTACAGATTATGAGCTTCAGGAAGGGCCAAATGTGAATAAAGATACCTGCAAACAGTTCTGCCTGCTTGATTGTTTCTGCGCAGTTGCAATCTACAACGAGAACAGATGTTGGAAGAAACGGTTTCCTCTCTCGAACGGAAGAAAATCCGATAATGTGAACAGGATAGCCTTGATTAAGGTCCCACGGAACAATGTGACAACAGCCTCGTGTCCTGCAAAAAAAGATCGGTCCGCTTTAGTTATCCTTCTATCAGCTTTTCTTGGAAGCTCAATTTTCCTCAACTGTCTTCTGCTAGGAGCTATAGGGGTGGTTTCCTTCTTGGTGTATCACAATAAGTTTTTGAATCTGAAGTCATCTAACTCAACTGTGTATGGAATGAGAGTGTACTCGTATAAAGAGCTCGAGAAGGCAAGTGGTGGCTTCAAGGAGAATCTAGGAAGAGGATCCTTTGGAACTGTCTATAAAGGATATGATTCGAAGAGATACATTGCGATCAAGAGGCTCGACAAGGTGGAGAAGCAGGGAGAAAAGGAGTTTGCAACTGAAGTGAAGGCGATTGGACAGACTCACCACAAGAACTTAGTGACCTTGCTTGGCTACTGCAACGAAGGAGATCACCGCCTTTTGGTGTACGAGTACATGAGCAACGGATCTCTAGCTGACCATCTCTTCGGCCTAACAAAGCCTCACTGGAACCAGCGAATGCAGATTGCGCTTGGCATTGCTCGGGGGCTGGCCTACTTGCACGAAGAGTGCAGCTCACAGATCATACACTGTGATGTGAAGCCTCAGAACATACTCCTGGACGAGTACCTCGCTCCAAAGATATCCGACTTTGGCATGGCGAAGCTGTTACTGACCGAGCAGAGCCGGGCTGCAAGGACTCATATCAGAGGGACGGTCGGGTACTTTGCACCGGAATGGTTTAGGAAGGCTTCTGTGAGCACAAAAGTGGACGTGTATAGCTTTGGAGTGATGCTGCTTGAGATCATCTGCTGCACTTCGAGTGTGGGATTCGCGATGGGAGATGAGGACGAGGCGTTGATTGATTGGGTGTACGAGTGCTACAGCAAGAAGAGAGTGGATGCATTGGTGGAGAATGACGAGGAAGCAAGGAACGAGATGAAGAGTGTGGAGAGGGTGGTGATGGTGGGGATTTGGTGTATTCAAGAAGAAGCAAGTTTGAGGCCATCAATGAGAAGAGTTGCTCAGATGCTTGAAGGTGTGGGTCCAGTCTCTGTGCCTCCTCGCCCTTCCATCTTTATATCCTCTTGA
- the LOC125185854 gene encoding F-box/kelch-repeat protein At3g23880-like, whose amino-acid sequence MAMNNDVVIEILLHLPVRSLLIFRSVCKFWCDVIDSTRFRELHTELHINNNNDNGGKSDDAVYLQFTLPDEIGILKLSTKLLDNGKSLKSHDFPSFNRTHHRTADPNRRLKVAGAVKGLICINTSSEENIPSIVICNPFLDQLKILPLPHRPSCQSCGRTLCYQQVGVGFDEDYKVQAYLYSRRMNSWRKLAFDQELYIHGPIKSLCKNGSFAHWIGWRRDSQFVILSFDMKNEVFLTFTISGHVHESFYMNLEVLAKDECSFVLFGLYSSLVVMVYESRVEGSELIWTRVMNVEQRVLRDMPLWRSDDFAVFKKRDCVVWWLLDFLEERVLLLLYDCRAREFITRLELPETLAIVEYEGSFISP is encoded by the exons ATGGCAATGAACAACGATGTGGTGATAGAAATCCTCTTGCATCTTCCAGTTCGATCCCTCTTGATATTTAGATCTGTTTGCAAATTCTGGTGTGACGTCATTGATTCTACACGTTTTCGAGAGCTGCACACTGAGTTACATATCAACAACAATAACGACAACGGCGGCAAATCTGATGATGCAGTATATCTACAATTTACTCTTCCTGATGAGATAGGAATATTGAAACTATCAACAAAGCTTCTAGACAACGGGAAGTCGTTAAAATCGCATGACTTTCCGTCTTTCAACAGGACACATCATAGGACGGCTGATCCGAATAGGCGTTTAAAGGTAGCTGGGGCAGTTAAGGGTCTAATATGCATAAACACTTCTTCAGAAGAAAATATTCCATCCATAGTCATATGCAATCCTTTTCTAGATCAATTGAAGATTCTACCACTTCCTCACCGCCCTTCTTGTCAGTCGTGTGGAAGGACCCTTTGTTACCAACAGGTTGGAGTTGGCTTCGATGAAGATTACAAAGTG CAAGCCTACCTATATTCGAGAAGGATGAATTCTTGGAGGAAGTTGGCTTTTGATCAAGAATTGTACATCCATGGTCCTATAAAGTCGTTGTGCAAGAATGGCTCCTTTGCACACTGGATAGGATGGCGGAGAGACTCACAGTTTGTCATACTAAGCTTTGATATGAAGAATGAAGTGTTTCTGACATTCACGATATCAGGTCATGTGCATGAGTCGTTTTACATGAATCTAGAGGTTCTTGCAAAGGATGAATGCTCGTTTGTTTTATTCGGATTATATAGTTCGCTAGTGGTGATGGTTTATGAGTCGAGAGTCGAAGGGAGTGAGCTTATATGGACTCGTGTGATGAATGTGGAACAACGTGTTTTACGGGATATGCCTCTTTGGAGGAGCGATGATTTTGCAGTGTTCAAGAAGCGTGATTGTGTGGTTTGGTGGTTGCTTGATTTTCTCGAAGAAAGGGTTTTGTTACTTTTGTATGATTGTCGTGCTCGGGAATTCATCACGCGTTTGGAGCTTCCGGAGACTTTGGCTATAGTTGAGTATGAAGGAAGCTTCATTTCACCTTAA